The Streptomyces hundungensis genome contains the following window.
GTGACTCCGGCGCGGGGCGGGTGGAGGAAGCGTGGGCCCGGCGGGGTGGCACGGGCCGGGGGCGGGGTGACCGGTGTGGCCGGTCACCCCGTGGTGGGTCGGCGCCGCTGGATCAGGCGGCGCGGCGGGCCCGGGCGGCCTTGCGGGCCTCGGCCATCTCGCGGGACTCACCGGCGCGGCGGGAGTTCCCGGGCCGGCCGGAGGACTGTCCGCGCGCGGTGCCCAGACCGCGGAACGGGGCCTGGCCGCGCTGCTTGGGGCGCTCGGCGGCGGCCGCGGACGGGCCGACGGGGATGCCGGAGGGGGCCTTGGCGCCGGTGATGCGGCTCAGTTCGGCCTCTCCCGAGCGGACCTGGGTGATGGTCGGGGTGATCCCGGCGGCCATCATCAGACGGCTCATCTCGCGGCGCTGGTTGGGCATGACGAGGGTGACGACGCTGCCGGACTCGCCGGCCCGGGCGGTACGGCCACCACGGTGCAGGTAGTCCTTGTGGTCGGTCGGCGGGTCCACGTTCACCACGAGGTCGAGGTTGTCGACGTGGATGCCGCGCGCGGCGACGTTGGTGGCGACGAGCACCGACACGTCACCGGTCTTGAACTGGGCCAGGGTGCGCGTGCGCTGCGGCTGCGACTTCCCGCCGTGCAGCGCCGCGGCCCGCACCCCGCTGTGCAACAGGTGCTTGGTCAGCTGGTCCACGGCGTGCTTGGTGTCCAGGAACATGATCACCCGGCCGTCGCGGGCGGCGATCTCCGTGGTCGTGGCGTACTTGTCGGCGCTCTGCACGTGCAGCACGTGGTGCTCCATCGTGGTCACCGCGCCCGCCGACGGGTCCACCGAGTGCACCACCGGGTCGCTCAGGTAACGGCGCACCAACAGGTCCACATTGCGGTCCAGGGTCGCCGAGAACAGCATCCGCTGACCCCCCGGACGGACCTGGTCAAGAAGCTCGGTGACCTGCGGCATGAAGCCCATGTCGGCCATCTGGTCGGCCTCGTCCAACACCGTGATGTCCACCTGGTCCAGACGGCAGTCACGGCGCTCGATCAGGTCCTTCAGCCGGCCCGGGGTCGCCACCACGACCTCCGCGCCGGAACGCAGCGCACCGGCCTGCCGCCCGATCGACATGCCACCCACCACGGTCGCCATCCGCAGCCGCAGCGCCCGCGCATACGGCGTCAACGCGTCCGTGACCTGCTGCGCCAGCTCACGCGTCGGCACCAGAATCAGCGCGAGGGGCTTCTTCGAGTCCGCGCGTCGGCCCGCCGTGCGGGCCAGCACCGCCAGGCCGAAGGCGAGGGTCTTGCCGGAACCGGTACGGCCACGGCCCAGGACGTCACGGCCGGCCAGCGAGTTCGGCAGGGTCGCCGCCTGGATGGGGAACGGCTCGTTCATGCCCAGGCTCGCCAGAAGCTCAAGCACCTCGGCGGGCAGGTCGAGGTCG
Protein-coding sequences here:
- a CDS encoding DEAD/DEAH box helicase; translated protein: MNRSARTNDRYSAAGRTGGDRGARFRPQGPNRSGGSRRPAAPQGEFALPVTVTPPLPAVANFGDLDLPAEVLELLASLGMNEPFPIQAATLPNSLAGRDVLGRGRTGSGKTLAFGLAVLARTAGRRADSKKPLALILVPTRELAQQVTDALTPYARALRLRMATVVGGMSIGRQAGALRSGAEVVVATPGRLKDLIERRDCRLDQVDITVLDEADQMADMGFMPQVTELLDQVRPGGQRMLFSATLDRNVDLLVRRYLSDPVVHSVDPSAGAVTTMEHHVLHVQSADKYATTTEIAARDGRVIMFLDTKHAVDQLTKHLLHSGVRAAALHGGKSQPQRTRTLAQFKTGDVSVLVATNVAARGIHVDNLDLVVNVDPPTDHKDYLHRGGRTARAGESGSVVTLVMPNQRREMSRLMMAAGITPTITQVRSGEAELSRITGAKAPSGIPVGPSAAAAERPKQRGQAPFRGLGTARGQSSGRPGNSRRAGESREMAEARKAARARRAA